One window of the Trifolium pratense cultivar HEN17-A07 linkage group LG2, ARS_RC_1.1, whole genome shotgun sequence genome contains the following:
- the LOC123907711 gene encoding myosin-14-like, which translates to MEYENQVLRQQSLLNSSVKTMSEHLSTHVYEKLENGHHLVEDQKATETQTDTPSKKFGTQSDSKLRRSYIKRQHKLENGHHLVEDQKATASALISTETQTDTPVKKFVIKSDSKLRRSYIERQHENVDSLINCVMKNIGFHHAKPIATFTIYKCLHWKSFIAERTSVFDRLIQMIGCAI; encoded by the exons ATGGAATATGAAAATCAAGTTCTTCGGCAACAGTCTCTGCTTAACTCATCTGTCAAAACGATGTCAGAGCACCTTTCTACCCATGTATATGAG AAGTTGGAAAATGGTCACCATTTGGTAGAAGATCAGAAAGCTACT GAAACACAGACTGACACACCTTCGAAAAAGTTCGGTACACAGTCTGATAGCAAATTAAGGAGATCATACATTAAACGTCAACAT AAGTTGGAAAATGGTCACCATTTGGTAGAAGATCAGAAAGCTACTGCAAGTGCATTAATATCTACT GAAACACAGACTGACACACCTGTGAAAAAGTTTGTTATAAAGTCTGATAGCAAATTAAGGAGATCATACATTGAACGTCAACAT GAAAATGTTGATTCCCTTATCAATTGtgttatgaaaaatattggatTCCATCATGCAAAGCCTATTGCTACATTCACCATTTACAAATGTCTTCACTGGAAATCATTCATAGCTGAAAGGACAAGTGTATTTGATCGCCTTATCCAGATGATTGGTTGTGCAATttag